In the Paenibacillus sp. FSL R7-0337 genome, TCGAATGCAATTTGTCGAATATAGTCACAAATATCATGTTTTGGGGGTATTTCAAATTACACTTAGGGAGAGATCAACATGGGACAATTTATTTTGAAGACAGACACTGCGAAGAAAGTAATCAATATCGAGCTGGAGGGAACCTTCTCTAACGAGGACGGACTCAAATCCATACAGGCTTACCAGCAGACCATCAACCCCATTAGCCCTGCTGAATATGCCCTGGATATCGACTGCCGCAAGCTGAATGTAACAGCTCCTGATGTCGTGCCGCTGCTTGAAAACTGCTTCATCATGTTCAAGGCTGATGGCTTCCAGAAAGTGAGTCTTACTCTGGAAAATAACCCGATCCTCAAAATGCAGCTGGCACGCCTGGGCCGCAAAGCCGGACTTGAGAATCTGGAGATTACTTCAACCGTACAAGCTTAATGAACCGGAGCAGATTCGTGAGAAGTGAGAAGTACAACTAAGACAACTTTTAGGAGGTCTGCACTATGGCGGGGATTCGCATTAAGGACATTGATATCTACCATCCAGACAAAAGAATCGGCAATGAATTTTTCATTCAGCATTTTGATGACAAAGGTATTGATATCCGCGGACTGCTGGCTACTCTGGGCCGTGAAAACCGCTACAGCATCGACAGCCCGGATGAGAACTCCCTGACAATGGCTTATGAAGCCGCAAGTAATGTTCTGGAGAAGACCGGTCTTACCGGTCCTGACATTGACCTGATTGCTTATGCAAGCCAGACCCCTGAATATATATTTCCTACGAACTCACTGATGATTCACCGCCTGATTAACGGGGCTTCGCATACCATCTGTATTGACAGCAATGCCAACTGTGCCGGAATGACGGCTTCGGTTGAGCAGGTCAGCCGCCAGATGATGGCGAACCCGAGAATCCGCCGCGCCCTGGTGATCGGCTCCGATTATGTGGCGCCGCATGCGGACAAGAATGATCCGGTGTATTACGCGAACTTCGGTGATGCCGCTGCCGCTGTCATTCTGGAGCGCGACGAGCATTCGGTCGGCTTCATTGACTCTATCTACCAGACAGACACCTGTGTGTACGGCAACTCACTGTTCCCTGCAGAAGGTCTGGCTAAGCTCGGACGCACCGGTGTTGCCGCAGGAGAGTTCAATGTGAAATTCATACCGTTCGATGATTCCATCTGTGTGGACGCCGCTTCCGAATCGATCAACACCCTGCTGAGCAACAACGGTATTGATCCTCAGTCAATCAAGGCCGCCTGCTTCTCACAGCTGTCCCTTCCGAACATCCAGGCCGTCTCCGGCAAGATCGGCATTGCCCCTGAGGCCGCAGTCTACATAGGCGATGAGTTCGGCTATACCTCGACCAGCAGCCCGTTCATCGCCCT is a window encoding:
- a CDS encoding 3-oxoacyl-[acyl-carrier-protein] synthase III C-terminal domain-containing protein — protein: MAGIRIKDIDIYHPDKRIGNEFFIQHFDDKGIDIRGLLATLGRENRYSIDSPDENSLTMAYEAASNVLEKTGLTGPDIDLIAYASQTPEYIFPTNSLMIHRLINGASHTICIDSNANCAGMTASVEQVSRQMMANPRIRRALVIGSDYVAPHADKNDPVYYANFGDAAAAVILERDEHSVGFIDSIYQTDTCVYGNSLFPAEGLAKLGRTGVAAGEFNVKFIPFDDSICVDAASESINTLLSNNGIDPQSIKAACFSQLSLPNIQAVSGKIGIAPEAAVYIGDEFGYTSTSSPFIALHKAVTTGQLERGDKVLFWTVGAGWQNVAFVMEY